One Candidatus Cardinium hertigii DNA window includes the following coding sequences:
- a CDS encoding M28 family peptidase, translating to MTAQNISNTSTDVEDSVKSIDTADLLVRLKQHIAYLSDTIGIRNIENQANYQKLDQAADYICNTLKEMGLTPSEHTYEANYNGENFIMRNIEVVMEGTDPTKEIILIGAHYDTVKYSPGADDNGSGVAALLEIARHMTKYQGENVSTLKLVFFPNEECDYSKDQDTQASFGPNMGSVDYATKAKKKNETIKMIALESIGYFSDEPGSQQFPIFPFLFKRILGFSDVANNIHFVSNWHSRSFLKDCSKACNRQGGPSFPIQNLYVPEWLVPDIGRSDHKSFWLQGYEAIMITDTASLRNPNYHKATDVSDTVNYETFTKLVQNLFDMTKNLVGILD from the coding sequence ATGACAGCTCAAAATATATCCAATACTTCCACTGACGTAGAAGATTCTGTTAAATCAATTGATACAGCTGATTTACTAGTACGTCTTAAGCAACATATTGCTTATTTATCAGATACGATTGGCATACGTAATATAGAAAATCAAGCTAATTATCAGAAGCTAGACCAAGCAGCTGATTATATATGTAATACATTAAAAGAAATGGGTTTAACACCTTCCGAGCATACATACGAAGCTAACTATAATGGAGAAAATTTCATCATGCGCAATATAGAAGTAGTAATGGAGGGAACCGATCCAACTAAGGAAATTATACTTATTGGAGCACATTATGATACAGTAAAATATTCACCTGGGGCAGATGACAATGGCTCTGGCGTGGCAGCACTCTTAGAAATTGCGCGTCATATGACTAAGTATCAAGGGGAAAACGTTTCAACTTTAAAACTGGTTTTTTTTCCCAATGAAGAATGCGATTACAGTAAAGATCAAGACACGCAAGCAAGTTTTGGTCCTAACATGGGCAGTGTGGATTATGCAACTAAGGCTAAGAAGAAAAATGAAACTATCAAAATGATTGCACTGGAAAGTATAGGCTATTTCTCTGATGAACCGGGTAGTCAACAGTTTCCAATTTTTCCTTTCCTTTTTAAAAGAATATTAGGATTCTCTGATGTTGCAAACAATATACATTTTGTTAGCAACTGGCATTCTAGATCCTTTTTAAAAGACTGTAGCAAAGCTTGCAATCGTCAAGGAGGGCCTTCTTTCCCTATACAAAATCTTTATGTCCCTGAATGGCTGGTACCCGATATAGGAAGATCTGATCATAAATCTTTCTGGTTACAAGGTTATGAAGCCATTATGATTACAGATACCGCAAGCCTTAGAAATCCGAATTACCATAAGGCAACAGATGTCAGTGACACCGTAAATTATGAAACATTCACCAAACTAGTTCAAAATCTGTTCGATATGACTAAAAATTTAGTAGGGATCCTCGATTGA
- the mutL gene encoding DNA mismatch repair endonuclease MutL has translation MHNKIRLLSDLLVNQIAAGEVIQRPASVVKELLDNAIDAASKTITIVIKEAGKQLIQVIDDGVGMGATDAQMCFEKHATSKISTIDDLHQIQTMGFRGEAMASMAAIAQVELQTRLHDAPVGTQIIIEASQIKKQTPIATAPGTKVSVKNLFYNVPARRKFLKSNLIELKHILEEVQRAALARSDISFILYHNEKEIYKLSAEKVSHRIVHLLGENYKKQLLPCKEVTDIVTVEGYIGKPEEAKKTRGEQFLFINQRFIKSPSLNHAIRTAYDRWLPADSFPFYAIYLRINPQLIDVNVHPTKTEIKCQDESTFYAILQAVVRKSLANYPIGDALDFEQNVNNTLLPLTHPIEIKTPFTSLEREKQYAQFKVNHVEKSPLATANWQTLFKDPEEATNANPTRDPLASVTGQTLQLYGSYLITQLQSGALLIDQQAAHERILYDKFSSYFQHKNGASQQLLIPEHLTFNPVDHVILLEHASIMRTLGFVMEAFGEATIIIYGFPIELSHYAPKPLLEGLIEQFKWHNSKLVLTPSERFIRALAKKASIVHGTTLNAIEIEALLAQLFASSNTMYTPDGQKICSVLPKTTLVDLLK, from the coding sequence ATGCACAATAAGATACGCCTTTTATCCGATTTATTAGTCAACCAAATAGCAGCAGGAGAGGTGATACAACGGCCTGCCTCTGTTGTCAAAGAATTACTGGATAATGCCATAGATGCAGCTAGTAAAACGATTACAATCGTTATAAAAGAAGCGGGTAAACAGCTTATCCAGGTTATAGATGATGGGGTAGGCATGGGTGCTACAGATGCACAAATGTGCTTTGAGAAACATGCCACCTCTAAAATTAGCACCATAGATGATCTACATCAAATCCAGACCATGGGTTTTAGAGGTGAAGCAATGGCCTCTATGGCAGCTATAGCTCAAGTAGAATTGCAAACACGTTTACATGATGCACCCGTCGGGACACAAATCATTATAGAGGCTTCCCAAATAAAAAAGCAAACCCCTATTGCTACCGCTCCTGGCACAAAAGTAAGCGTTAAAAATTTATTTTATAATGTACCTGCCCGAAGAAAATTCTTAAAATCAAATTTAATAGAGCTTAAACATATCTTAGAGGAGGTGCAGCGCGCTGCGCTGGCTAGATCAGATATCAGCTTTATACTCTACCATAATGAAAAAGAAATCTATAAACTATCCGCAGAAAAGGTAAGCCATAGAATTGTACATTTATTAGGCGAAAACTATAAAAAACAACTCTTACCTTGTAAGGAAGTTACTGATATTGTAACCGTAGAAGGATACATAGGAAAACCAGAAGAAGCAAAAAAAACCAGGGGGGAACAATTTTTATTTATTAATCAAAGATTTATAAAAAGCCCTTCTTTAAATCATGCGATTAGAACGGCCTACGATAGATGGTTACCAGCTGATAGTTTTCCTTTTTATGCCATTTATCTGCGCATAAATCCTCAGCTTATTGACGTAAATGTCCATCCTACCAAAACAGAAATTAAATGCCAAGATGAATCCACTTTTTATGCTATATTACAAGCTGTAGTAAGAAAAAGCTTAGCGAACTATCCCATAGGGGATGCTTTAGATTTTGAGCAAAATGTAAACAACACGTTATTGCCTTTAACACATCCCATAGAAATTAAAACGCCTTTCACGTCTTTAGAAAGGGAAAAACAATATGCACAATTTAAAGTAAATCATGTGGAGAAATCTCCCTTAGCAACAGCAAATTGGCAAACTTTATTTAAAGATCCCGAAGAGGCAACAAACGCTAACCCAACCAGAGACCCGCTTGCTTCTGTAACAGGACAGACCCTACAATTATACGGAAGTTACCTTATTACGCAATTACAGTCTGGTGCACTTTTAATTGATCAGCAAGCTGCACATGAGCGCATTTTATATGACAAGTTTAGCAGCTATTTTCAGCATAAAAATGGGGCGTCTCAACAACTGCTTATACCAGAGCATCTCACTTTTAACCCTGTAGATCATGTTATCCTATTAGAGCATGCTTCCATTATGCGTACATTGGGTTTTGTTATGGAAGCATTCGGAGAGGCTACTATTATTATCTATGGGTTCCCCATTGAATTAAGCCACTATGCCCCTAAACCTTTACTGGAAGGATTAATAGAACAATTTAAGTGGCATAATAGCAAGTTAGTACTTACGCCTTCAGAACGTTTTATAAGGGCATTGGCCAAAAAGGCTAGCATAGTGCATGGCACCACGCTTAACGCAATAGAAATAGAGGCCCTATTAGCGCAGCTATTCGCCTCTAGCAATACAATGTATACACCAGATGGACAAAAAATATGTAGCGTTCTTCCAAAGACTACTTTGGTAGATTTATTAAAATAG
- the mltG gene encoding endolytic transglycosylase MltG codes for MRNIFQWIVGGGSIVGMFLYSVCHKPNVCLDRSERLLLVKRGVTLEQLALQLKQEGYIQRVTTFLWTAYLLRYNPQKSAGHYRLTHCMSNWEAIKQLRASMQHPVKVAFATADGIPSLVEQLVKRTGLSQKRLLDLLHNPQYVARYGFSTENVLTMFIPATYEVYWTITEEQLLSKIHAHYTCFWNKQRLHKAANMSLTPIAVSILASIVQSETNDLQEASIITGVYLNRIRRKMPIQACPTVAYALKKQLPTVQRILEKDIVIDSPYNSYRSIGLPPGPITLPSVAMIDAVLNYVQHDYLFFSAREDFSGLHYFTTSFAAHVKNANKYRKALDALKIMR; via the coding sequence GTGCGAAACATATTTCAGTGGATAGTAGGGGGAGGGAGTATAGTTGGGATGTTTTTATATAGCGTGTGCCATAAGCCCAATGTTTGTTTAGATCGTTCAGAGCGTTTGCTTCTTGTTAAGCGAGGGGTTACGCTTGAGCAGCTTGCGCTACAATTAAAACAAGAGGGGTATATTCAGCGGGTAACTACTTTTTTGTGGACAGCTTATCTATTGCGCTATAATCCTCAAAAATCAGCTGGCCACTATCGTTTGACCCATTGTATGAGCAATTGGGAGGCCATTAAGCAATTGCGGGCATCTATGCAGCATCCCGTGAAGGTTGCTTTTGCTACTGCTGATGGCATTCCCTCTTTGGTAGAGCAATTGGTTAAACGTACGGGTCTATCACAAAAAAGATTATTGGATCTACTCCATAATCCGCAGTATGTAGCACGTTATGGCTTCTCTACAGAGAATGTATTAACCATGTTTATCCCTGCTACTTACGAAGTATACTGGACCATTACCGAAGAGCAGCTATTATCCAAAATACATGCGCACTATACCTGTTTTTGGAACAAACAACGGCTCCATAAAGCAGCCAACATGTCATTAACACCCATTGCTGTCTCCATTTTAGCTTCCATTGTACAATCGGAAACAAATGATTTACAGGAAGCGAGCATCATTACAGGGGTCTACCTAAATAGGATCAGGCGCAAGATGCCTATACAGGCCTGCCCTACAGTTGCGTATGCTTTAAAAAAACAGCTACCTACTGTTCAAAGAATATTAGAGAAAGATATTGTGATAGATTCTCCTTATAACTCTTACCGCAGCATAGGACTCCCCCCAGGACCCATTACTTTACCTAGCGTAGCTATGATTGATGCAGTGCTCAATTATGTGCAGCATGATTATCTTTTTTTCTCTGCCAGAGAAGACTTTTCTGGTTTGCATTATTTTACTACTTCCTTTGCAGCGCATGTTAAAAATGCCAATAAATATAGAAAAGCACTAGATGCATTGAAAATCATGCGCTAA
- a CDS encoding Npt1/Npt2 family nucleotide transporter yields MTKGIVSPRAIRWLQLVFPIKKRERKKVSLLILLKFLISLVYSLLATLKDTKLVTAHHSAAEIIPIIKGAIVFPLSIAVLVLYAALFNRLKPSTLFYGTVSFFLLLILLYGFVLYPNADRLTPDAAADWLQHYTGGKQLHWVAVFRYWIHVVFFVIAELWGQIVLMLLYWSFVNSVCTLQEAKRLYALLITAGDVALLVSAPLINTYTNKYSNHDFLLTIQALIGYVAVFCLAILLIYGLANHTLGHTLSTDSIQLPRKKLQLTLWQSLKHVATSKYLASIALATVACGLSMNIVEGTCKAYLKEAFPKESDYQNFYASISFWTGVTACCFSFFLSGGILRKFGWKITARIAPLLIGAIGCFFFLMSYGRYHFPFLSDWLTSKQLILYIATLGAIHMVIAKATKYAFFDKTTQMAYIPLDPEAKIKGKAIVDLLGSRLGKAGSAWIQIALLEFFHTNSIQPLSGILFIFLCTTTICWYKAIGTIDKQMPSSTET; encoded by the coding sequence ATGACTAAAGGCATAGTTTCACCAAGAGCTATAAGATGGTTACAGCTTGTTTTTCCCATAAAAAAAAGAGAAAGAAAAAAAGTCTCCCTACTGATTCTCTTAAAATTTCTTATCTCTCTCGTTTACTCCTTACTAGCCACACTCAAAGATACCAAGCTAGTTACCGCTCATCATTCTGCTGCTGAAATTATTCCAATTATAAAAGGAGCTATTGTTTTCCCACTTTCCATCGCCGTTTTGGTATTGTATGCGGCTCTATTCAATCGCCTGAAACCGTCCACACTCTTTTATGGAACGGTATCCTTTTTTCTACTATTGATCCTTCTGTATGGCTTTGTCTTATACCCTAACGCGGACAGGCTAACACCAGATGCTGCGGCAGATTGGCTACAGCACTATACCGGCGGAAAACAGCTACATTGGGTTGCTGTATTTCGCTATTGGATACATGTAGTTTTTTTTGTTATAGCAGAATTATGGGGGCAAATAGTGCTGATGCTGCTTTATTGGAGTTTTGTAAACAGCGTATGTACGCTGCAAGAAGCAAAGCGTTTGTATGCACTCTTAATTACAGCAGGAGATGTGGCATTGCTTGTATCAGCACCCCTGATCAATACCTACACCAACAAGTACAGCAACCATGATTTTTTACTTACCATACAAGCATTAATAGGCTATGTTGCTGTTTTTTGTCTGGCTATCCTTTTAATTTACGGGTTGGCTAATCACACATTAGGCCATACGCTATCCACAGACAGCATACAGCTTCCTAGGAAAAAGTTGCAACTAACGCTCTGGCAAAGTCTTAAGCATGTAGCTACTTCTAAATACTTAGCAAGCATAGCGCTTGCCACAGTGGCTTGTGGGCTCTCTATGAATATAGTAGAGGGAACCTGTAAAGCTTATCTCAAAGAAGCATTCCCAAAAGAATCAGATTATCAAAACTTTTATGCTTCTATAAGCTTCTGGACAGGAGTTACAGCATGCTGCTTTTCGTTTTTCTTAAGTGGTGGTATTCTACGCAAATTTGGATGGAAGATAACGGCACGAATCGCTCCCTTACTGATCGGCGCAATAGGCTGCTTCTTTTTTTTAATGAGCTACGGGCGGTATCATTTTCCTTTTTTAAGCGATTGGTTAACGTCTAAACAACTCATCTTATACATCGCTACTTTAGGCGCCATTCATATGGTAATAGCTAAGGCTACAAAATATGCTTTTTTTGATAAAACAACTCAAATGGCTTATATACCACTTGATCCAGAAGCTAAAATTAAAGGGAAAGCAATTGTAGATCTATTAGGTTCTCGCTTGGGGAAAGCAGGATCGGCTTGGATTCAAATTGCTTTATTAGAATTTTTTCATACCAACAGCATTCAACCTCTTTCAGGTATACTATTCATTTTCTTATGCACAACCACTATCTGTTGGTATAAAGCTATTGGCACCATTGATAAACAGATGCCTTCCTCTACAGAAACATAA
- a CDS encoding M3 family oligoendopeptidase, whose translation MLLNLLYVTIKIALITTTMIIQKYKRTFLPSDFKLTDWSSVQPFYDQLLARDIHSVEQLKALLTDWSELEGMLEEDAGWRYIHASRDTTDPKAKENYEYYVTAILPHLEPVTNELQKKVLAAKDLSSLRQESAFDILVKKIENNIRCYREENITIQTDIQLNKQKFAIISSAMTVEIAGKETTLQQAATHLEDLDRSFRKEVYDKIQQRRMQDKDKLNELYSTLIRQRHQLALNAGFENFREYAFVAMHRFDYTPQDCFTFHEAVREAIVPLLNELAADRKKTLGLAQLQPFDHAVDRAGRAPLRPFADAAELIAKAIKVFESLDPCVASCLRTMQQMGHLDLDSRKGKAPGGYNYPLDETAVPFIFMNATATLQDMLTLFHEVGHAVHSFETHILPLNAFKHCPSEIAELASMSMELLTMPYWSVFFPNQEDLHRAQKEHLMHVMSCLPWIAAIDAFQHWVYTHPYHTVEERAQNWDRIFSSFSDTITDWTGYEEAKAHLWQKQLHLFEVPFYYIEYAIAQLGAIGVWKNAQANPKQALADYLNALKLGYTRSIAKVYQTAATRFDFSREHIHSLAQFVRKAWNDLTV comes from the coding sequence ATGTTACTTAATTTGTTATATGTAACCATAAAAATAGCACTAATTACAACTACCATGATTATACAAAAATACAAGCGTACTTTTTTGCCATCTGATTTTAAGTTAACAGATTGGTCTTCTGTTCAGCCCTTTTATGATCAGCTATTAGCCAGAGATATTCATTCAGTGGAGCAGCTAAAGGCATTGTTAACCGATTGGAGTGAACTAGAAGGTATGTTGGAAGAAGATGCTGGATGGCGCTATATTCATGCTTCCCGAGATACAACTGATCCAAAGGCAAAAGAAAATTATGAATATTATGTTACAGCTATACTTCCTCACTTAGAACCTGTTACTAATGAGCTACAGAAAAAAGTGCTAGCTGCAAAGGATCTCTCCTCTTTACGTCAAGAAAGTGCGTTTGATATTCTTGTAAAGAAAATTGAAAATAATATACGTTGCTATAGAGAAGAAAACATAACTATACAAACTGATATTCAATTAAATAAGCAAAAATTTGCAATTATTTCATCCGCCATGACAGTAGAGATAGCAGGTAAAGAGACTACTTTACAGCAGGCCGCTACGCATTTAGAGGATTTGGATCGATCCTTTCGGAAGGAAGTATATGATAAAATACAGCAGCGTAGAATGCAAGATAAAGATAAGTTAAATGAGCTCTATTCAACTTTAATTCGACAGCGGCATCAGCTAGCGTTAAATGCAGGTTTTGAAAATTTTAGGGAGTATGCTTTTGTTGCTATGCATCGTTTTGATTATACCCCACAAGATTGCTTTACTTTTCACGAAGCCGTTCGGGAAGCCATCGTTCCATTATTGAACGAGCTAGCGGCAGATCGGAAAAAAACGTTAGGGTTGGCACAGCTACAGCCCTTTGATCATGCAGTGGATAGAGCAGGGAGGGCACCCTTACGTCCTTTTGCTGATGCAGCTGAATTGATTGCTAAAGCTATTAAGGTATTTGAATCATTAGATCCTTGTGTAGCCAGCTGTTTGCGTACCATGCAGCAGATGGGGCATCTCGATCTAGATTCACGCAAAGGAAAAGCGCCTGGTGGTTACAATTATCCCTTAGATGAAACCGCTGTCCCATTTATTTTCATGAATGCCACTGCTACATTGCAGGACATGCTGACCCTATTCCATGAAGTAGGTCATGCGGTGCATTCGTTTGAAACACATATATTGCCTTTAAATGCTTTTAAACATTGCCCCTCTGAAATTGCAGAGCTGGCTTCCATGTCTATGGAGCTACTTACCATGCCCTACTGGTCCGTTTTTTTCCCTAATCAGGAAGATTTGCATCGGGCACAAAAGGAACATTTGATGCATGTTATGAGTTGTTTGCCCTGGATAGCTGCCATTGATGCTTTTCAGCATTGGGTATATACGCATCCTTATCATACCGTAGAGGAAAGAGCCCAGAATTGGGATCGCATCTTTTCTAGCTTTTCGGATACTATTACGGATTGGACAGGTTATGAAGAAGCAAAAGCCCATCTGTGGCAAAAGCAGCTCCATCTCTTTGAAGTTCCTTTTTATTATATTGAGTATGCTATCGCACAGCTTGGCGCTATTGGTGTATGGAAAAACGCACAAGCTAATCCTAAGCAAGCGTTGGCAGATTACTTAAATGCTTTAAAATTAGGATATACGCGTTCCATAGCCAAGGTATACCAAACAGCAGCTACCCGTTTTGATTTTAGTAGGGAGCATATTCATTCCCTAGCACAATTTGTGCGTAAAGCTTGGAATGACCTTACGGTATAG